CACCGTCTTGGTGCAGTACGAGCCCGGCCTGGGCAGCTCGGAGACGTAACCGACCAACTGCGGGCTGGCGAGCATCAGCGCGCGGTCGCGGTGGTGGCGTTCCACCGAGGTGTAATCGCGGGCGTCGACGGTGTGTTGGCCGGGCGCGAGGTCGGTCGTCTTGTCGCGGGCCAACTTCAATGCCCGCCGGGTCAGGTCGATGAGCTGGTCACGGTCCATCACACGCTCCCTCGTCGCTGTGCTCTGTCGACGCTAACTTTATAAAGTTAATTGTGACAACAACAATGGCGGTTGGGACCTTCGGTGTGTACTCCTGGCTTTCGGTGTGCGACCTGGGCGGCGTGCTCGCGGCGTGTCGTCGCCCACCATGCACACGCAGGGCCCGCGGCGCACACCCAATGCCGGCGCGCACACGCAAGGCCGGCGGCTCGCAGTTGAACTGCCAGTTGAACCCGCGGTCGAACTTGCGGTCAAAGATGTGACGGACCTGTGACCTGTGTGACTCCTGTGTCTGTTGAGGTATGTGTCGTACCCTGTGCGTTGTGTCAATTTCGCGTCGTGACGTGCTCAAATTCGCGGCTGCGACGCCGGCTCTGATCGGTGCGGGTGTCACGGCGTCATCACTGTGCGCCGCACCGGCGTCGGCAGCGCTGGGCACGTTGTTGGACTATGCCGCGGGCGTGATCCCGGCCAGCCAGATCCGCGCCGCCGGTGCCGTGGGTTCGATTCGGTACGTCTCCGACAGGCGACCCGGCGGCAACTGGATGCTGGGTAAGCCAATCCAGCTAGCAGAGGCGCGTGACCTGCACAGCAATGGCTTGAAGATCGTCTCGTGCTACCAGTACGGCAAGGGCAACAACGCCGACTGGTTGGGCGGCGCCGCCGCCGGGCTGCAGCACGCCAAGCGAGGCCTCGAGCTGCACACCGCGGCCGGTGGTCCCGCCGCCGCCCCGATCTACGCGTCGATCGACGACGATCCGTCCTATGAGCAGTACAAAACCCAGATCGCACCGTATCTACGGTCCTGGGAATCGGTGATCGGACATCAGCGGACGGGCGTTTACGCCAATTCCAAGACGATCGACTGGGCCTTGCACGACGGACTGGGCTCTTACTTCTGGCAGCACAATTGGGGCTCGCCCAAGGGCTTCACCCATCCGGCGGCCAATCTGCACCAGGTCGAGATCGATAAGCGCAGCGTCGGAGGGGTCGGCGTGGACATCAACGAGATTCTCAAGCCGCAGTTCGGGCAGTGGGCCTAGCAACCACTCGGTCGCCGCAAAGTTTCCGGACCATTAACCGATAACCCCGGGGTTGCGCAAGTCGGTTCCAGCAAACACTCGTTCGCCGATCGCCGCGCGAGACGGGGCCTGACGGGCGAGCCCGGGCCGGACGCGCGCGGCGCCGTGTGCGAAACGCCATACGAATTCTTAACATAACGATTTGATAACAATGATGCCTTGAACTGGGCAGTTATAGCTACTCGACCGTAACCACCTGCATGCAGGACATTTGTTCTGGATACCCGTGGGGCCGGTTAATCCGGGTGTTACCCACAACACGGTTACCCGTGCGTAGAACTCACCAGTAACCGATCCGGCCCGAAAAATGAGCCGAAATCTTATGACACTCTTAGTGCAGCCGATGCAGTCCGCTGCGCCGCTCGGTCCGCAAGAGTGGCCCGCCGAGAACACACCGGTGAACCGTTTTTTGGCTGCGATTCAAAGCGGAATCGACCCCGAGCCAGTTGGGGCCCCGCCCGCCGGGCGTTCAGCCGGCCGAACGAACCGACACGTGAAGACGCATACAGGGAGATACAGGTGACGATCCACGAGCACGACCGGGTGTCCGCTGAACGCGACGAGAACGGCCCGCTGAGCACCCACGCCCTGGTTGACCGTCTCGCGGCCGGTGAGCCCTACGCAGTCGCGTTCGGCGGCCAAGGTAGCGCCTGGTTGGAAACCCTCGAGGAGCTGGTGTCCTCGGCCGGGATCGAGACCGAGATCGCGACGTTGGTCGGCGAGGCCGAGCTGCGACTCGAGCCGGTGGCCAAAGAACTGGTCGTGGTGCGCCCGATCGGCTTCGAGCCGTTGCAGTGGGTGCGCGCGTTGGCCGCCGAGGACCCGGTGCCCGCGGAGAAGCAATTGACGTCGGCCGCCGTGTCGATGCCGGGTGTACTGCTCACGCAGATCGCGGCGGGACGCGCGCTGGCCCGCCAAGGCATGGACTGGGCCGCGACGCCTCCGGTCGCCGTCGCCGGGCACTCCCAAGGGGTGCTCGCCGTCGAGGCTTTCAAGGCCTTGAAGGACGGGGTGGGCGCGCGCGACGTCGAGCTGCTGGTCCTGGCCCAGCTCATCGGTGCGGCGGGGACGCTAGTGGCGCGCCGTCGCGGCATCTCGGTGCTCGGTGACCGCCCGCCGATGGTCTCGATCACCAACGCCGACCCAGAACGCATCCTGCGGCTACTCGACGAATTCTCCCAAGACGTCCGGACCGTGCTGCCCCCGGTGCTGTCCATCCGCAACGGCCGGCGTTCCGTCGTCATCACCGGCACCCCGGAGCAACTGTCCCGTTTCGAGCTGTATTGCCAGCAGATCTCCGAGAGGGAAGAGGCCGAGCGCAAGAACAAGCTGCGCGGCGGCGACGTGTTCGCGCCGGTCTTCGACCCGGTACGCGTCGAGGTGGGCTTCCACACCCCCCGGCTGGCCGACGGCATCGACATCGTGGGCGGCTGGGCCGAGAAGGTCGGCGTGGACGTCGCGTTGGCGCGGCAACTGACCGAGGCCATCCTGGTGAGCCAGGTCGACTGGGTCGAGGAGATCACCCGGGTGCACGAGGCCGGCGCGCGCTGGATTCTTGACCTGGGCCCCGGCGACATCCTGACCCGGCTCACCGCACCGGTGATCCGCGGCCTCGGCGTCGGCATCGTGCCCGCCGCCACCCGCGGCGGGCAGCGCAACCTGTTCACCGTCGGCGCCACCCCCGAGGTGGCGCGGCCCTGGTCGAGCTACGCGCCGACGGTGGTCACCCTGCCCGACGGGCGCACCAAGCTGTCGACGAAGTTCACCCGGCTGACCGGCCGGTCGCCGATCCTGCTGGCCGGCATGACCCCGACCACCGTCGACGCCAAAATCGTTGCCGCCGCGGCCAACGCCGGGCACTGGGCCGAGCTGGCCGGCGGCGGTCAGGTGACCGAGGAGATCTTCGCCGCCCGCATCGACGAGCTGTCCCAGCTGCTCGAGCCGGGTCGCACCTACCAGTTCAACACCCTGTTCCTGGACCCCTACCTGTGGAAGCTTCAGGTCGGCGGCAAGCGGCTGGTGCAGAAGGCCCGCCAGTCCGGCGCCGCGATCGACGGCCTGGTGATCAGCGCCGGCATCCCGGACCTCGAGGAAGCCGTCGAGCTGATCAACGAGCTGAACGACGTCGGCATCAGCCACGTCGTGTTCAAGCCGGGCACCGTCGAGCAGATCCGCTCGGTCATCCGCATCGCGACCGAAGCACCCACCAAAGCCGTGATCGCGCACATCGAGGGTGGCCGTGCCGGCGGTCACCACTCCTGGGAAGACCTCGACGACCTCTTGCTGGCGACGTACTCGGAGCTGCGCTCGCGGCCCAACATCACCGTGTGCGTCGGCGGCGGTATCGGCACGCCCGAGCGGGCCGCCGAATATCTGTCCGGTCGGTGGTCGCAGCCGTACGGGTTCCCGTCGATGCCGATCGACGGCATCTTGGTTGGCACCGCGGCGATGGCCACGCTGGAGTCGACCACGTCGCCGTCGGTGAAGCGGATGCTGGTCGAGACCACCGGCACTGACCAGTGGATCGGTGCCGGAAAAGCCCAGGGCGGCATGGCTTCTAGCCGCAGCCAGCTGGGCGCCGACATTCACGAGATCGACAACTCGGCCTCACGCTGCGGCCGGCTGCTCGACGAGGTCGCCGGCGACGCCGACGCCGTCGCCGAACGTCGCGACGAGATCATCGCGGCGATGGCCGCCACCGCCAAGCCCTACTTCGGCGACGTCGGCGAAATGACGTACCTGCAGTGGCTGCAGCGCTACGTCGAGCTGACCATCGGCGAGGGCAATTCGACCGCGGACACCGCCGGGCCGGGCAGCCCGTGGCTGGCCGACACCTGGCGCGACCGCTTCCAGCAGATGCTGCAACGCGCCGAGGCGCGACTGCACCCGCAGGACCACGGCCCGATCCAAACCCGGTTCAACGACGAGGCCCTGCTGGAGAACCCGCAGCAGGCCATCGCGACGCTGCTGCAGGACTACCCCGACGCCGAAACCGTGCAGCTGCACCCGGCTGATGTGCCGTTCTTCGTCACCCTGTGCAAGACGCTGGGCAAGCCCGTCAACTTCGTGCCGGTTATCGACAAGGACGTGCGCCGCTGGTGGCGCAGCGACTCGCTGTGGCAGGCGCACGACGCCCGCTACGACGCCGACCAGGTCTGCATCATCCCGGGTATCGCCGCGGTTGCCGGCATTACCCGGATGGACGAGCCTGTGGGTGAACTGCTCGACCGTTTCGAGCAGGCCGCGATCGACGAGGTGCTGGGCGCCGGTGTGGAGCCGACGCCGGTGCGCTCGCGGCGGCGGGGCCGTCCGGATGTGACAGGACCGCCGGCCGTCGTGCTCGATGCCCCTGACGTGGTGTGGGCCGGACGCACCACCACCAACCCGGTACACCGCATCGCCGACCCGGCCGACTGGCTGGTGCACGAAGGTCAGCGCGCCACCCACTCGTCCACCGGCGCCCGTCTGCAGGTGCAGTCCGACAACGGCGCCGGATCCGAGCAGGTCGTGCTCAGCGTCCCGGTGTCGGGGGTGTGGATCGACATCCCATTCACGTTGCACGCCAACACGATTGACGGCGGGGCGCCCGTCGTCTCCACCGAAGACGCCACCGCCGCGATGCGCGCGGTCCTGGCCATCGCCGCCGGCGTCGACGGGCCGGATCTCCTCCCGCCGGTCACCGACGGTTCGGCCACCGTGACGGTGGACTGGGACCCCGAACGCGTCGCCGACCACACGGGAGTCACCGCCACCTTCGGTGAGCGGCTGGCCCCCGGTCTGACCACGGTGCCCGACGCGTTGGTCGGTCTTTGCTGGCCCGCGGTGTTCGCGACGATCGGCTCCGCGGTCACCGACGCCGGTGTCCCGGTTGTCGAGGGCCTGCTGAGCCTGGTGCATCTCGACCACGGCGCACACGTGGTCGGCAAGCTTCCGGCCGAGCCCGCCCAATTGACCGTTACCGCAACGGCTTCGCCGGCCAGCGACACCGACATGGGACGGGTGGTCCCGGTCTCGGTGACGGTCGTCGGTCCCGACGGTGCCGCGATCGCCACCCTCGAAGAGCGGTTCGCCATCCTCGGGCGTACCGGTGCCGGGGAACTCTCCGACCCGCCCCGGGCCGGCGGCGCGGTGTCGAAGAACGCGACCGACACCCCGCGGCGGCGCCGCCGCGACGTGAAGCTCACCGCGCCGGTCGACATGCGGCCCTTCGCGGTGGTGTCCGGTGACCACAACCCGATCCACACCGACCGCGCGGCCGCGCTGCTCGCCGGACTGGAATCGCCCATCGTGCACGGCATGTGGCTCTCCGCCGCCGCGCAGCACACCGTGACCGCCACCGACGGCCAGGCCCGTCCGCCGGCCCGGCTGATCGGCTGGACCGCGCGCTTCCTGGGCATGGTGCGTCCGGGTGACGAGGTCGACTTCCGCGTCGACCGGGTCGGAATCGACCAGGGCGCAGAGGTTTTGGAGGTCGCGGCACGCGTCGGATCCGATCTGGTGATGTCGGCGACCGCGCGCCTGGCCGCACCCAAGACCGTCTACGCGTTCCCCGGCCAGGGCATCCAGCACAAGGGCATGGGCATGGAGGTACGCGCCCGGTCCAAGGCCGCCCGCAAGATCTGGGACGACGCGGACAAGTTCACCCGCGAAACCCTGGGCTTCTCGGTGCTGCACGTGGTGCGCGACAACCCGACCACGCTCATCGCCAGCGGTGTGCATTACCACCACCCCGACGGTGTGCTGTACCTGACGCAGTTCACTCAGGTCGCGATGGCCACCGTCGCGGCCGCCCAGGTCGCCGAGATGCGCGAGCAGGGCGCGTTCGTCGAAGGCGCCATCGCCTGCGGCCACTCGGTCGGTGAATACACCGCCCTGGCCTGCGTGCTCGGCGTCTACGAGCTGGAAGCGTTGCTGGAGACGGTGTTCCACCGCGGGTCGAACATGCACGACATCGTGCCGCGCGACGAGATGGGCCGCTCCAACTACCGGCTGGCGGCGATCAGGCCGTCGCAGATCGACCTGCCCGACGACGAGGTCAAGAACTTCGTCGCCGAAATCGCCGAGCGCACCGGGGAATTCCTGGAAATCGTGAACTTCAACCTGCGCGGTTCGCAATATGCGATCGCCGGCACGGTGCGCGGTCTCGAGGCGCTCGAGGAAGAGGTGGAGCGGCGCCGCGAAATCACCGGCGGCAAGCGCTCATTCATCCTGGTGCCCGGCATCGACGTCCCGTTCCACTCGCGGGTGCTGCGGGTCGGTGTGGCCGACTTCCGCCGCTCGCTGGAACGAGTCATGCCGCGTGATCAGGACCCGGAACTGATCATCGGGCGCTACATCCCCAACCTGGTGCCGCGGCCGTTCACGCTGGATCGCGACTTCATCCAGGAGATCCGTGATCTGGTCCCGGCCGAGCCGCTCGACCCGATCCTGGCCGACTACGACACGTGGCTGCGCGAGCGGCCGCGGGAGATGGCCCGGACCATCTTCATCGAGCTGCTGGCCTGGCAGTTCGCCAGCCCGGTGCGCTGGATCGAAACCCAGGACCTGCTGTTCATCGAGGAGGCCGCCGGTGGCCTGGGCGTGGAAAGGTTCGTCGAAATCGGTGTGAAGTCCGCGCCGACCGTCGCCGGACTGGCCACCAACACGCTCAAGTTGCCCGAATATGCCCACAGCACAGTCGAAGTGCTCAACGCCGAGCGGGACGCGGCGGTGCTGTTCGCCACCGACACCGACCCGGAACCGGAGGCCGACGAGTCCGCGGAGCCGGCCGAAGCTGCGGCGCCCGACGCCGCGTCGGCGCCGCAGGCCGCCGCACCGGCAGCCGCTCCCGTCGCAGCTTCGTCGGGCGCTCCGAGGCCCGATGACCTCGGATTCGACGCGGCCGACGCCACGTTGGCGCTGATCGCCCTGTCGGCCAAAATGCGCATCGACCAGATCGAGTCGCTGGACTCCATCGAGTCCATCACCGACGGTGCGTCGTCGCGGCGCAACCAGCTGCTGGTCGACCTGGGTTCGGAGTTGAACCTCGGCGCGATCGACGGCGCCGCAGAAGCCGACCTGGCCGGGCTGCGGGCGCAGGTGACCAAGCTCGCCCGCACCTACAAGCCTTACGGGCCAGTGCTTTCCGACGCCATCAACGACCAGCTACGGACGGTTCTCGGGCCGTCCGGCAAGCGCCCGGCCGCGATCGCCGATCGGGTCACCAAGACCTGGGAGCTGGGCGAGGGCTGGGCCAAGCACGTGACCGTCGAGGTCGCGCTGGGTACCCGCGAGGGCACCAGCGTCCGCGGCGGCGCCTTGGGACACCTGCACGAGGGCGCACTGGCCGACGCCGCCGCGGTCGACAAGGTGATCGACGCGGCCGTCGCCTCGGTGGCCGCACGCCACGGTGTCTCGGTCGCGCTGCCCTCGGCGGGCGGTGGCGGTGGCGCCACCATCGACGCGGCCGCGCTGAGCGAGTTCACCGACCAGATCACCGGGCGCGACGGCGTGCTGGCTTCGGCGGCCCGCCTGGTGCTGGGACAGCTGGGTCTGGACGACCCGGTCAACGTCTCTGCAGCTTCGACCGACGCCGAGCTCATCGACCTGGTCACCTCCGAATTGGGTTCGGACTGGCCGCGATTGGTGGCGCCGGCGTTCGAGGCCAAAAAGGCGGTCGTGTTCGACGACCGCTGGGCCAGCGCCCGCGAGGATCTGGTCAAGCTGTGGCTGTCCGACGAGGGTGATATCGACGCCGACTGGAAGCGCCTGTCCGAGCGCTTCGAGGGCGCCGGCCACATCGTTGCCACCCAGGCCACCTGGTGGCAGGGCAAGGCGCTGGCGGGCGGTCGTCAAATCCACGCGTCGCTGTACGGCCGGATCGCCGCCGGTGCGGAAAACCCCGACCCGGGTCCGTACAGCAGCGAAATCGCCGTCGTCACCGGAGCATCGAAGGGTTCGATTGCCGCCTCGGTCGTGGCGCGGCTGCTCGACGGCGGTGCCACCGTCATCGCGACCACGTCCAAACTCGACGACGACCGGCTGGCCTTCTACCGCAAGCTGTATCGCGACCACGCCCGGTTCGATGCGGCGCTGTGGGTGGTGCCGGCCAACATGGCGTCCTACTCCGACATCGACGCTCTGGTCGAGTGGGTCGGTACCGAGCAGAGCGAAAGCCTGGGGCCGCAGTCCATTCACATCAAGGACGCGCAAACCCCGACGCTGCTGTTCCCGTTCGCTGCCCCGCGCGTGGCGGGCGACCTGTCGGAGGCGGGTTCGCGTTCCGAGATGGAGATGAAGGTCCTGCTGTGGGCCGTGCAGCGGCTCATCGGCGGCCTGTCGAAGATCGGCGCCGAGCGGGACATCGCCTCGCGACTGCACGTGGTGCTGCCCGGCTCGCCCAACCGCGGAATGTTCGGCGGTGACGGCGCCTACGGTGAGGCGAAGTCCGCCTTGGACGCCCTGGTGAGTCGCTGGCACGCGGAATCGTCGTGGGCGACGCGAGTCAGCTTGGCGCACGCGCTGATTGGCTGGACGCGTGGTACCGGGCTGATGGGCCACAACGACGCCATCGTCGACGCTGTCGAAGAAGCCGGTGTCACCACCTACTCCACCGACCAGATGGCTGCGATGCTGCTGGGTCTGTGCGACGTGGAGTCGAAGGTGGCGGCGGCCAGTCGGCCGATCAAGGCCGACTTCACGGGCGGCCTCGCCGACGTCGAACTCGACATGGCCGAACTGGCGGCCAAGGCACGCGAGCAGGCCACCGCCGCGAGCGCACAGGCCGACGACGAGAGCGGCCGGGGTGACCCGGGAACCGTTGCCGCGCTGCCGTCCCCGCCGCGCGGCTACACCCCTGCGCCGCCACCGCAGTGGGCCGACCTCGACGTCGATCCCGCCGATCTGGTCGTCATCGTAGGTGGCGCGGAGCTGGGCCCATACGGGTCGTCGCGCACCCGCTTCGAGATGGAGGTCGACAACGAGCTGTCGGCCGCCGGCGTACTCGAGCTGGCCTGGACCACGGGGTTGATCCGCTGGGAGGATGACCCCCAACCGGGTTGGTACGACGCGCAATCCGGCGAGCTGATCGACGAGGCCGACCTGGTCGAGCGTTACCACGACGCGGTCGTCGAGCGCTGCGGCATCCGGGAGTTCGTCGACGACGGGTCGATTGATCCCGACCACGCGTCGCCGCTGCTGGTGTCGGTGTTCCTCGACAAGGACTTCGCGTTCGTCG
This Mycobacterium simiae DNA region includes the following protein-coding sequences:
- a CDS encoding DUF1906 domain-containing protein; its protein translation is MSISRRDVLKFAAATPALIGAGVTASSLCAAPASAALGTLLDYAAGVIPASQIRAAGAVGSIRYVSDRRPGGNWMLGKPIQLAEARDLHSNGLKIVSCYQYGKGNNADWLGGAAAGLQHAKRGLELHTAAGGPAAAPIYASIDDDPSYEQYKTQIAPYLRSWESVIGHQRTGVYANSKTIDWALHDGLGSYFWQHNWGSPKGFTHPAANLHQVEIDKRSVGGVGVDINEILKPQFGQWA
- a CDS encoding type I polyketide synthase; this encodes MTIHEHDRVSAERDENGPLSTHALVDRLAAGEPYAVAFGGQGSAWLETLEELVSSAGIETEIATLVGEAELRLEPVAKELVVVRPIGFEPLQWVRALAAEDPVPAEKQLTSAAVSMPGVLLTQIAAGRALARQGMDWAATPPVAVAGHSQGVLAVEAFKALKDGVGARDVELLVLAQLIGAAGTLVARRRGISVLGDRPPMVSITNADPERILRLLDEFSQDVRTVLPPVLSIRNGRRSVVITGTPEQLSRFELYCQQISEREEAERKNKLRGGDVFAPVFDPVRVEVGFHTPRLADGIDIVGGWAEKVGVDVALARQLTEAILVSQVDWVEEITRVHEAGARWILDLGPGDILTRLTAPVIRGLGVGIVPAATRGGQRNLFTVGATPEVARPWSSYAPTVVTLPDGRTKLSTKFTRLTGRSPILLAGMTPTTVDAKIVAAAANAGHWAELAGGGQVTEEIFAARIDELSQLLEPGRTYQFNTLFLDPYLWKLQVGGKRLVQKARQSGAAIDGLVISAGIPDLEEAVELINELNDVGISHVVFKPGTVEQIRSVIRIATEAPTKAVIAHIEGGRAGGHHSWEDLDDLLLATYSELRSRPNITVCVGGGIGTPERAAEYLSGRWSQPYGFPSMPIDGILVGTAAMATLESTTSPSVKRMLVETTGTDQWIGAGKAQGGMASSRSQLGADIHEIDNSASRCGRLLDEVAGDADAVAERRDEIIAAMAATAKPYFGDVGEMTYLQWLQRYVELTIGEGNSTADTAGPGSPWLADTWRDRFQQMLQRAEARLHPQDHGPIQTRFNDEALLENPQQAIATLLQDYPDAETVQLHPADVPFFVTLCKTLGKPVNFVPVIDKDVRRWWRSDSLWQAHDARYDADQVCIIPGIAAVAGITRMDEPVGELLDRFEQAAIDEVLGAGVEPTPVRSRRRGRPDVTGPPAVVLDAPDVVWAGRTTTNPVHRIADPADWLVHEGQRATHSSTGARLQVQSDNGAGSEQVVLSVPVSGVWIDIPFTLHANTIDGGAPVVSTEDATAAMRAVLAIAAGVDGPDLLPPVTDGSATVTVDWDPERVADHTGVTATFGERLAPGLTTVPDALVGLCWPAVFATIGSAVTDAGVPVVEGLLSLVHLDHGAHVVGKLPAEPAQLTVTATASPASDTDMGRVVPVSVTVVGPDGAAIATLEERFAILGRTGAGELSDPPRAGGAVSKNATDTPRRRRRDVKLTAPVDMRPFAVVSGDHNPIHTDRAAALLAGLESPIVHGMWLSAAAQHTVTATDGQARPPARLIGWTARFLGMVRPGDEVDFRVDRVGIDQGAEVLEVAARVGSDLVMSATARLAAPKTVYAFPGQGIQHKGMGMEVRARSKAARKIWDDADKFTRETLGFSVLHVVRDNPTTLIASGVHYHHPDGVLYLTQFTQVAMATVAAAQVAEMREQGAFVEGAIACGHSVGEYTALACVLGVYELEALLETVFHRGSNMHDIVPRDEMGRSNYRLAAIRPSQIDLPDDEVKNFVAEIAERTGEFLEIVNFNLRGSQYAIAGTVRGLEALEEEVERRREITGGKRSFILVPGIDVPFHSRVLRVGVADFRRSLERVMPRDQDPELIIGRYIPNLVPRPFTLDRDFIQEIRDLVPAEPLDPILADYDTWLRERPREMARTIFIELLAWQFASPVRWIETQDLLFIEEAAGGLGVERFVEIGVKSAPTVAGLATNTLKLPEYAHSTVEVLNAERDAAVLFATDTDPEPEADESAEPAEAAAPDAASAPQAAAPAAAPVAASSGAPRPDDLGFDAADATLALIALSAKMRIDQIESLDSIESITDGASSRRNQLLVDLGSELNLGAIDGAAEADLAGLRAQVTKLARTYKPYGPVLSDAINDQLRTVLGPSGKRPAAIADRVTKTWELGEGWAKHVTVEVALGTREGTSVRGGALGHLHEGALADAAAVDKVIDAAVASVAARHGVSVALPSAGGGGGATIDAAALSEFTDQITGRDGVLASAARLVLGQLGLDDPVNVSAASTDAELIDLVTSELGSDWPRLVAPAFEAKKAVVFDDRWASAREDLVKLWLSDEGDIDADWKRLSERFEGAGHIVATQATWWQGKALAGGRQIHASLYGRIAAGAENPDPGPYSSEIAVVTGASKGSIAASVVARLLDGGATVIATTSKLDDDRLAFYRKLYRDHARFDAALWVVPANMASYSDIDALVEWVGTEQSESLGPQSIHIKDAQTPTLLFPFAAPRVAGDLSEAGSRSEMEMKVLLWAVQRLIGGLSKIGAERDIASRLHVVLPGSPNRGMFGGDGAYGEAKSALDALVSRWHAESSWATRVSLAHALIGWTRGTGLMGHNDAIVDAVEEAGVTTYSTDQMAAMLLGLCDVESKVAAASRPIKADFTGGLADVELDMAELAAKAREQATAASAQADDESGRGDPGTVAALPSPPRGYTPAPPPQWADLDVDPADLVVIVGGAELGPYGSSRTRFEMEVDNELSAAGVLELAWTTGLIRWEDDPQPGWYDAQSGELIDEADLVERYHDAVVERCGIREFVDDGSIDPDHASPLLVSVFLDKDFAFVVSSESDARAFAEFDPEHTVIRPVPDSSDWQVIRKAGTEIRVPRKNKLSRVVGGQIPTGFDPTVWGISADMASSIDRLAVWNIVATVDAFLSAGFSPAEVMRYVHPSLVANTMGTGMGGGTSMQTMYHGNLLGRNKPNDIFQEVLPNIVAAHVVQSYIGSYGSMIHPVAACATAAVSVEEGIDKIRLGKAEMVVAGGIDDLTLEGIIGFGDMAATADTGMMRARGIHDSKFSRPNDRRRLGFVEAQGGGTILLARGDLALKMGLPVLAVVAFAQSYGDGVHTSIPAPGLGALASGRGGKDSPLARALAKLGVSADDVAVVSKHDTSTLANDPNETELHERLADSLGRSEGAPLFIVSQKSLTGHAKGGAAVFQMMGLCQMLRDGVIPPNRSLDCVDDELSGSAHFVWVRDTLRLGEKFPLKAGLVTSLGFGHVSGLVALVHPQAFLAALDPSQREDYQRRANARLLAGQRRLVSAIAGGEPMYKRPADRRFDHSAPEKRQEATMLLNPVARLGDDDAYEVPAG